One window of the Xiphophorus hellerii strain 12219 chromosome 15, Xiphophorus_hellerii-4.1, whole genome shotgun sequence genome contains the following:
- the acbd3 gene encoding Golgi resident protein GCP60 isoform X1, which translates to MMATEVQSGDLDSATTSRLEVSIDGLTLSPDPEGEQNQVEEPNLAPTQPGTDTPADEEGDDGESGKPAIERKWGFPLLELYGLALKFFKDKDGKAFHPTYEEKLRLVALHKQVLLGPYNPDASPEVGFFDVLGNDRRKEWASLGNMEKEEAMVEFVKLLNKCCNLFAPYVISHRIEREEQERKRKEEEERLRQEEEERERQRQEEERRRLEEEERLRREEEERRQAEEERLRIEQQKQQIMAALNAQTAVQFQQYAAQQYPNNPEQQMSLIRQLQEQHYQQYMQQLYQVQLAQQQAALQKQQQQNDSLMHSSLDANSFNSGDVTAASGAGTLCAASPLYSEEAPTVNGGQSDSYSESMDREPEPEPAEEVSENGPLLADSPPVIAAPSMWTRPQIKDFKEKIRQDPDSVITVGRGEVVTVRVPTHEEGSYLFWEFATDYYDIGFGVFFEWTDAASASVSVHVSESSDEEEDDEGDPPTEEEKAKKEAGKPHVDEIVPVYRRDCHEEVYAGSHQYPGRGVYLLKFDNSYSLWRSKSVYYRVYYTR; encoded by the exons ATGATGGCGACAGAGGTTCAGAGCGGCGACCTCGACAGCGCTACGACCAGCCGGCTCGAAGTTTCCATCGACGGCCTCACCCTCAGCCCAGACCCCGAGGGCGAGCAGAACCAAGTAGAAGAACCGAATCTCGCTCCCACTCAACCTGGGACAGATACACCGGCGGACGAAGAGGGCGACGATGGAGAGTCAGGCAAACCTGCGATAGAGAGGAAATGGGGCTTTCCTTTACTGGAGCTGTACGGACTGGCCCTTAAATTTTTTAAAG ATAAAGATGGCAAGGCCTTCCACCCTACATATGAGGAGAAGCTTCGGCTTGTGGCCCTTCACAAACAGGTGTTGCTGGGCCCTTATAATCCTGATGCATCCCCAGAAGTTGGCTTCTTTGACGTCCTGGGAAACGATCGAAG GAAGGAGTGGGCCTCCCTAGGTAATATGGAGAAAGAAGAGGCCATGGTGGAGTTTGTCAAGCTTCTCAATAAGTGCTGTAACCTCTTTGCTCCTTACGTCATATCGCACAGAATTGAAAGGGAGGAGCAGGAGCGGAAAAG gaaagaagaggaggagcgACTGAGgcaagaagaggaggagagggagcggcaaaggcaggaggaggagagacggaggcttgaggaggaggaaaggttgagaagagaggaagaggagaggagacaggcagaggaggagaggcTACGGATCGAGCAGCAGAA ACAACAGATAATGGCGGCACTGAACGCCCAGACAGCAGTGCAGTTCCAACAGTATGCGGCGCAGCAGTACCCCAACAACCCAGAGCAACAGATGAGCCTTATCCGCCAGCTTCAGGAGCAGCACTATCAGCAGTACATGCAGCAGCTCTACCAGGTCCAGCTGGCTCAGCAGCAG GCGGCCTTACAgaagcaacagcagcagaatgaTTCGTTGATGCACAGCTCCTTGGATGCTAACAGCTTTAACAGCGGCGATGTGACCGCCGCCTCAGGAGCTGGAACGTTATGTGCTGCTTCACCACTTTATAGTGAGGAAGCTCCTACGGTCAACGGAGGCCAGTCGGACTCTTATTCGGAGAGCATGGACAGGGAGCCGGAGCCAGAGCCGGCAGAGGAGGTCTCAGAGAACGGGCCTTTATTAG CAGACTCCCCACCAGTCATCGCTGCACCATCGATGTGGACGCGACCACAGATCAAGGACTTCAAGGAGAAGATCCGCCAGGATCCCGACAGTGTGATTACAGTGGGGCGTGGCGAGGTTGTGACGGTGCGCGTCCCCACCCACGAGGAAGGATCTTACCTGTTCTGGGAGTTTGCAACAGACTATTATGACATTGGCTTTGGGGTGTTCTTCGAGTGGACAGACGCTGCCTCTGCTTCAGTCAGTGTGCACGTGTCGGAGTCCAGcgacgaagaagaagacgatGAAG GTGATCCTCCCACTGAGGAGGAGAAGGCGAAGAAGGAGGCAGGGAAGCCTCACGTGGATGAGATTGTGCCGGTTTATCGGCGGGACTGTCATGAGGAAGTGTACGCCGGCAGCCACCAGTACCCCGGCCGTGGAGTGTACCTGCTAAAGTTTGACAACTCCTATTCCCTTTGGCGCTCCAAGAGTGTTTACTACAGAGTCTACTACACCAGATAA
- the acbd3 gene encoding Golgi resident protein GCP60 isoform X2: MMATEVQSGDLDSATTSRLEVSIDGLTLSPDPEGEQNQVEEPNLAPTQPGTDTPADEEGDDGESGKPAIERKWGFPLLELYGLALKFFKDKDGKAFHPTYEEKLRLVALHKQVLLGPYNPDASPEVGFFDVLGNDRRKEWASLGNMEKEEAMVEFVKLLNKCCNLFAPYVISHRIEREEQERKRKEEEERLRQEEEERERQRQEEERRRLEEEERLRREEEERRQAEEERLRIEQQKQQIMAALNAQTAVQFQQYAAQQYPNNPEQQMSLIRQLQEQHYQQYMQQLYQVQLAQQQAALQKQQQQNDSLMHSSLDANSFNSGDVTAASGAGTLCAASPLYSEEAPTVNGGQSDSYSESMDREPEPEPAEEVSENGPLLDSPPVIAAPSMWTRPQIKDFKEKIRQDPDSVITVGRGEVVTVRVPTHEEGSYLFWEFATDYYDIGFGVFFEWTDAASASVSVHVSESSDEEEDDEGDPPTEEEKAKKEAGKPHVDEIVPVYRRDCHEEVYAGSHQYPGRGVYLLKFDNSYSLWRSKSVYYRVYYTR, from the exons ATGATGGCGACAGAGGTTCAGAGCGGCGACCTCGACAGCGCTACGACCAGCCGGCTCGAAGTTTCCATCGACGGCCTCACCCTCAGCCCAGACCCCGAGGGCGAGCAGAACCAAGTAGAAGAACCGAATCTCGCTCCCACTCAACCTGGGACAGATACACCGGCGGACGAAGAGGGCGACGATGGAGAGTCAGGCAAACCTGCGATAGAGAGGAAATGGGGCTTTCCTTTACTGGAGCTGTACGGACTGGCCCTTAAATTTTTTAAAG ATAAAGATGGCAAGGCCTTCCACCCTACATATGAGGAGAAGCTTCGGCTTGTGGCCCTTCACAAACAGGTGTTGCTGGGCCCTTATAATCCTGATGCATCCCCAGAAGTTGGCTTCTTTGACGTCCTGGGAAACGATCGAAG GAAGGAGTGGGCCTCCCTAGGTAATATGGAGAAAGAAGAGGCCATGGTGGAGTTTGTCAAGCTTCTCAATAAGTGCTGTAACCTCTTTGCTCCTTACGTCATATCGCACAGAATTGAAAGGGAGGAGCAGGAGCGGAAAAG gaaagaagaggaggagcgACTGAGgcaagaagaggaggagagggagcggcaaaggcaggaggaggagagacggaggcttgaggaggaggaaaggttgagaagagaggaagaggagaggagacaggcagaggaggagaggcTACGGATCGAGCAGCAGAA ACAACAGATAATGGCGGCACTGAACGCCCAGACAGCAGTGCAGTTCCAACAGTATGCGGCGCAGCAGTACCCCAACAACCCAGAGCAACAGATGAGCCTTATCCGCCAGCTTCAGGAGCAGCACTATCAGCAGTACATGCAGCAGCTCTACCAGGTCCAGCTGGCTCAGCAGCAG GCGGCCTTACAgaagcaacagcagcagaatgaTTCGTTGATGCACAGCTCCTTGGATGCTAACAGCTTTAACAGCGGCGATGTGACCGCCGCCTCAGGAGCTGGAACGTTATGTGCTGCTTCACCACTTTATAGTGAGGAAGCTCCTACGGTCAACGGAGGCCAGTCGGACTCTTATTCGGAGAGCATGGACAGGGAGCCGGAGCCAGAGCCGGCAGAGGAGGTCTCAGAGAACGGGCCTTTATTAG ACTCCCCACCAGTCATCGCTGCACCATCGATGTGGACGCGACCACAGATCAAGGACTTCAAGGAGAAGATCCGCCAGGATCCCGACAGTGTGATTACAGTGGGGCGTGGCGAGGTTGTGACGGTGCGCGTCCCCACCCACGAGGAAGGATCTTACCTGTTCTGGGAGTTTGCAACAGACTATTATGACATTGGCTTTGGGGTGTTCTTCGAGTGGACAGACGCTGCCTCTGCTTCAGTCAGTGTGCACGTGTCGGAGTCCAGcgacgaagaagaagacgatGAAG GTGATCCTCCCACTGAGGAGGAGAAGGCGAAGAAGGAGGCAGGGAAGCCTCACGTGGATGAGATTGTGCCGGTTTATCGGCGGGACTGTCATGAGGAAGTGTACGCCGGCAGCCACCAGTACCCCGGCCGTGGAGTGTACCTGCTAAAGTTTGACAACTCCTATTCCCTTTGGCGCTCCAAGAGTGTTTACTACAGAGTCTACTACACCAGATAA